CATGGCCCCCTTTCATGGTGTCATCCTCCGTTCGGCGATCCGGGATGCGTATGCCGCAGACGATCGCAAGCAATGGGATGAGTTGAATGCCGAGATCGACGAAGAGGAGAAAGAGCTGTCCGCCGCAGTGGACAAAGACAAGGCGGCCGTCAAGGCACGGATAGACGCCTTGAAGGAAAAACAGGCGCGGTTAAAGGAGAAAATTGTCCAAAAGGTCAAGGCGCGAAAAAAGTCCTGATCCATAAAAGGCCGGACCGCCGCATGCGGTCCGGCCTTTTTGTACATTGCATCATGTCATTAACAAAACCCCTCAGCGATTCCGACATCCTGGACAGGTACAAAGAGGTCTTCCAGCGATTTGCAAAGGACGGTGTCATCGATATGGACAAAAGGCTGAAGTACAAATTCAGTTATTCGGTACATCGCCTGGAAGACGTTGTCCGGAAGATGAATGGAATCGTGCCGCCCAACCGTCAGTCGGTCTATTACATCACCTTTTTTAAGAAAGGAACGGCGCAGAAGAACATCGGTATGTTTCATTTCCCCATCGGGAGCAATACCCTGATGCTGATCCCGCAAAGGGTGATCCATTCCACGGTCTACCAGTCGCTGCGGTGTTCCGGGTACCTCATCAACTTCAACATCGATTTTTTCCTGAACAACGCGTTTCCCAAAAAACACGTCATCGACAAAAAGGTCTTTAAGTCCTCTTTGAGGCCCTACCTGACCGTGTCCGCCGGCCAAAGGAAGAAGCTGGAGGCAATCTTCGAGTACATTCTCCGGGAAAATGCCTCCGGCCACCTGGAGAAAAACCAGATGATCGCCCTCAAGATCCTGGAGCTGCTTATCCTATGCGACCGGTTTTTTACCGACGCAGAGGCCATCGGGAAGGAAAGCATCTACCATCCGACCATCGAAAAATTCAACGAACTGCTGGATCAGCATGCTTCCAAAGAAAGGACGGTCCGGTTCTATGCCGATGCCTTGAACGTTCACCCCGCGCACCTGAATTTTTTGGTGAAAAAGTACAACGGGATGAACGCCAAAAAAACGATCGACAACCGGGTCTTTATGGAAGCCCAGTCCCTCCTGGCAACGACCTCCTGGTCCGTCAAGGAGATCGCTCACCAATTGGGTTTTTCGGACGCCAACTACTTCTCCGCCTTCTTTCAAAAGATGGCCGGGATGTCTACAACGGCGTATAGGGCGAAGGCTCGTTAACTTTTTTTTGCTGCAATCCGATTTTTTCTATATTTGTAGGATAGTATAGTATAGGACAGATTGCTGCTGTATGAGAGAGATCTACCAACAAATCCTGGAACTGGAGGGAACGCCCGGCTTGTCTAAACACGACCAGTTGGTACAAGGGATGATCAATGCGATCAACGCCAGGATCGTGTCCAGGGGGGATCTGCTCCCTTCGGTCAATAACCTGAGCAAGGAACTGGGATTTGCCAAAGAAACCATCGCCCGGGGGTACAAGGAGTTGACCACCCGCGGAATTGTGGTCTCCAAGAACCGGCTTGGTTTTTTTGTCTCCAACGAGGATACGGAGCAACAACTGAAAATCGCCCTGTTGTTGTTTGCCTTCGATTCGTTCCAGGAGACCTTTTACAAAACCTTCCGCGACAGGCTTGGACCATACGTCCACATTGACGTCTTTTTCCACCACAACAATATTTCGGTTTTCGAGAACATCGTCTCCAACGTGCGCGGCAAATACGGCATGTACGTCATTGCCCCTATTCCGAACGAGCGCACGGCCGGGATCCTGCAAACCCTGCCGCTGGACAAATTCCTGATGATCGACCGGTTCGAACCCATGGAAGGGAACTTCTCCTACATCGTACAGGAGTTCGAGAAGGCCTCGTATAAAGCATTCGCGGAACTCGGCGAGACGATCAAAAGGTTCGATGAAATGATTTTTTACTATCGCCCGGATTCGGATACACCCGTGGAAATCTATCGCGCCTTTAAGAAGTTCATTAAGGATTTCAAAATTAAAGGGAGCATTAAAACGGAGTACCTGCCTGGTTCGCTTGAACGAGGAAAAGCTTATTTCACCATCAACAACGCGGAACTCTGGGAAATGCTCCGGGACAGCGGGGTCAAGAAATTCAAGCTGGGCAAGGACGTGGGGGTGTTATCGCACAACGACGACGTGGTGAAGGAGATCATCTGCGACGGGATCACCACGTATTCCACGGACTTCAGGCTGATGGCGGAAAAGGCGGCGGATTTCGTGCTGCATAGACACCCGGTCCGGGAAGTGGTGCCGACGATATTAATACGAAGGAAGTCGATATGATTACTTTCGCGACGATAAGCTTTCTGGGTTGGACGCTGTTTGTGGCCGCGGTTTCCTGGTTCAAGACGAGGAAACAACGCTTACGCACGACCTCCGACTTTTTTATGGGCTCCCGGAGCCTTAGCTTCTGGGTCGTCGGTGGCTCGCTGTTCTTCACGAACATGAGCGCCAACCAGTTTATCGGCGAGAACGAGTCGGTCTATATCAACAACATGACGGTCATGGCCTGGGGCATGAGCTCCATCGTGGCCATGCTCGTGGTCAGTGAATTCTTTATGCCCCTCTACCTCCGGATCGGCGCGGTCACCACCGCCGATTTCCTGGAGGAGCGGTTTGACGGAGCCACCAAAAAGATCGTCACGTTTATCTTCCTGGCCGGTTACCTGCTCAGCCTCATCCCCACCGTACTCTACGGAGGAGCGGTGGCCTTTGAAGGCATTTTTCACCTGCACGAGCACCTGGGCATCAGCCACTGGGCGGCGATCTGGGTTTTTGTCGTCGCGCTGGCCGTCATCGGGTGCTGTTATACCTTGCTCGGTGGTTTTAAGGCCATCAGCATTTCCGACAGCGTGCAGGGTTTGGGGATGATGATCGGCGGCCTTTTATTACCTTATTTTGGCTTCCGTTACCTGGGGCATGGGGACGTCTGGGCGGGGATACGCACCGTGCTCCACACCCGGACGGACCACCTCAACGCCATCGGCTCCGCGGGCGACCAGGTACCTTTTAGCACCATCTTTACAGGGATGTTCCTCGTGAACCTGTACTACTGGGGTATGGAGCAATACATCATGCAGGACGCCCTGGCGGCCAAAAACCTGGAGCAGGGTCAAAAAGGGATCGCGCTGGCCTGTGTTGGCAAGCTGCTGGCGCCCCTGATGCTCAATATCCCCGGGTTGATCGCCCTCCATGTCTATAGCCACCTCGACGATACCACTTCGGTTTTCCCCCGTCTCGTGGGCGACGTTATGCCCCCGCTTTGGGTGGGGTTTATCGCTGCCATCGTGTTTGGAGGGGCGTTGGGTACGTTCAACGCCGGTCTTAATAGTTCGGCGACGCTTTTTATCATGAACCTATACGGCCCACGCAAAACCGCCGCCCCCGCGCCCGACGGTCGCCGCCTGATCCGCGCCGGCAAACGCTTCCAGGTGGCCGTGACCTTGCTCGGCGTGGGCATCGCCCCTTTCATCATGTTTTTCAGGGGCGGCTTCTACACCTATATTCAAAAGGTCTCCAGTTTTTTCAGCATCCCCGTGTTTACCGTGCTGGTGATCGGTTTTGCGACCAAAAAGGTACCGGCCGTCGCTGCCAAAGCCGGTCTTGTCTTTTTCGTCGTCATCTATGCACTCACCCAGTCGGTCCTGCCGACGGGGTTGCACTATCTCCACGTCGTATTCATCTTGTTTATACTCACTGCAGGGTTGATGCTCTTCATCGGGCGTGTCGCGCCGCAGGCGGTTCCTTACCGCTCCAGGCCCATGCCCCTGATCGACATAAGACCATGGAAACACCGTCACTGGTATAGCCTCGGGTTGATCATCGCCGTCGTGCTGATGTTCCTCCTGTTTTCACCTTATGGATTAGCAAAATGATGTATGATGACCAGCGAAAAAAAACGAGATGGGTTTATCGGGGAGAAGCTCCTCAGCCTGCCGGCCATGGTCCGGAGGAACATGATACTGCCCGACCCGGTGCTGAGCCGGTTGTTTGTCGCAGAGATCGGCTACTTTCCAAAGGCGGCGGGCCATTACCGGCGGCGAAGGGAGGGGTGTGCCGACAACATCCTCATTTATTGCGTGGGCGGCAAGGGCTGGTACACGGTCAGGGACAAACGCTTTACGGTCGGCCCCAATGAATTCGTCATTCTCCCCGCCACCCGTGACTTCCTAAGCTACGGCGCGGACGAGAAAGACCCCTGGACGATCTACTGGATCCACTTCAGCGGGGGAGACGTGGAGATGTTCAACCAGCGCTTTGGCATCGGTTCGAGCCCCGAGCCCCGTCCCATCATGTTCAATGAAAAGGGGCTGCAGCTATGGGATACCATCTACCGCCACCTCGAAACCGGCTATACCAACGAAACCCTTGCGGGGGCCAATTTATGCCTGTATCACCTGATTGCGACGTTTCTTTTCCCTGCCAATACGCCAAAGGTGAAGAAAGACAACGTCATCGACGACGCCATCGGGTATATGCGCGGCAAGCTTGACAAAACCCTTACGGTCAAGGAGCTGGCCCACGCCTGCGGCCTGTCCGGTTCGCATTTTTCCCACCTGTTTCACAAAACGACCGGTATGCCTCCCCTCGAATACTTTATCCGGTTAAAGCTCGAACGAGCCTGCATCTTCCTTTTCGATTCCGACCTCAAGATTAAGGAAATCGCCTGCCAGGTGGGCTATGACGATCCCTATTATTTCTCCCGGTTGTTCAAAAAGCACATGCACCTCTCGCCCCACCAATACCGGAATAACCAGGCGGGGAGAAGGAGCCTCGGAGTCGCGGCGGCGCTGGCGCCGGTTGTTTAAGGCTCCAGCGTATACAGCAACGTACCATACCCCAGTTGGTCAAACCCACCGCTGTTCGGCCCATAATTCCCGCCGCCTCCTTCCGGCCGCAGGGCTGCCGCCATCCGTGCGCAATTCGGTGCCTGTAGCCCGCGGCGTCTGACATAGTGGTTATATACCAGCTCCCAGACGGGTCGCGCCGAGCCTCGCGCCGTCGCGCTGATCACCGGTTGGTCCACCCCCGCGCAATTGGTATATTCCGTATACGGCACCGAATCCCCCAGGTTATACCTGGCTACATATTCCGCGCCCTTTAAAAAACGGTTGTTGTCATACCCATACAGGTCGTCCCCCTGGTTCCATGCCATTTCGCAAAGCGCGCCCATTTCGCCGATGCCCAGTTGCGTATGCCCCTGGTCCCTGCCGCTTTCCTGCCACTGCCCCAGGCTATCCCCGTACAATACGTTCACCGCTTTTAGGATGTTCCCGTTTCCCGGCCCGTTTTTGAAATAGCCGATCGCCTCGTTATACATGGACCGGTCGTCGCAAAGCACACCGATCGCCATGACCGCGTCCATATTGCACAGGTCCCAATTCGCATAGAAATGGGTCATGCAACCCTCCGTACGGGTCAGGAACTGGTGGTTGATCGTGTAGAAAACGTTTTTCATCATTTGCCGGAAACGGTCAAATGCGGGTACATCCCAACCCGGGTAGGTCCGCATGATCTCCGCGGCATTGGCCAGTTCATAACCATACAATCCAGCCGCCAGCACCCGGTCGTTCGTTCCTTCCAGGGCCGTCAGCGAATCCGCCCAACCGTTCAGGATCTGTACTGCCGCGTTTGCAAACGCCGTGTCTTCAGAGATCTTCCACCGGATCGCGAGCGCATACGCCGCCGCGATGTCGTTATATAGCAGTGCATAATTCTCCTTGTGCACCCCGTCATAACCCCGGTACACAATGGACACCGGCCGGGGTTTGTAGTTCGCCTGGGCGTGGCTATTGGCCTCCAGGACCTTCCACCCCGACACCCAGGGCTCGGCGTCTTGCCGGATCTTCTGTCTGATCCGGTCGAAGTCCGACTCTTTTTGAAGAAGGCCCGGGTGGAGGAAAGATTGGCTAAAGCCGGCAACGCTGGTAAGCAACGCGCTTATGATCAGTAGGGTTCTCATGTCGCAATATTCGGGTTTTTTGGCCGTAGGGTGGGGTGTACTTTTGTTAAGTGATCGACCTTTTTACACACTACGGCACCAACCTGCTCCCCTACGACGGGGAAGTGCGCTACTTTGGGCCCATCCTTGCCCAAGCCAACGACTATCTGGCCCGGTTACTCGCTGACATTCCCTGGCAACACGACCAGGTCTTTGTACAAGGCCAGCTTCGAAATACCCGGCGCAAGGTCGCCTGGTTTGGGGACCATTCCTTTGCCTATACCTATTCCGGTGTGGCCCACCACGCATTGCCGTGGACGCCCGTGCTCAACGAATTAAAGACGATTGTCCAGGGGGTGGGCAAAGCGTCCTTCAACTCCTGCCTCCTTAACCTATACGCCGACGGCTCCGAGGCCATGTCCTGGCATAGCGACAACGAAGCGTCGCTCGGCGTCAATACCACCATCGCTTCCCTCAGCCTTGGCGCCGAACGGCGGTTTTTATTCCGGCACAAAAAGACCCGGGAGACCGTGGAAGTCTTTCTGGAACAAGGCAGCCTTCTCGTCATGAAGGGAGAAACCCAGACCCACTGGCTGCACAGCCTTCCGGTGACCGCGAAGATCAACAAGCCCCGGGTCAACCTTACTTTCAGGACATTTTTGTATGTTGGGGAATGAAAACAAGCACCCTCTTACTGCTGTCCTTCCTCTTGTTTATCAGTTGCCGGCATACCTCCCACGATCTAAACATACCTTCTTCCATTGATCCCATCCGGTCAACCGACGACCAGGGCATCCCGGGGACACCCCTTTATTTACCCCTGCCGCTCGGATGGCAATTGGATACACCCCGTCAACTCCTTTATTTCAGGGATAGCTCGATCCTTATAAAGATCCGATACACCGCTCATGCCTCTTTCAGGGACGATTTTCCCTATATAGAACGGACGCTGGACACCCTTTTTAAAAGACGCCCCGCCCCGCTTTACTATAAGCGTGTCTTTCGAACGAGTTACGATACCGCGTTGCTCTATTATGCCCCCAGCAGTCACCAAGGCAAAGAGCAGGTGGTCTACCTGTTCGGCAACAGGGAATCCTATGTGACCGCGCTGGCCCAATTCAACGCAGGCGACAATAAGGCCAGGGATTCGGCTGTCGCCACACTTCTTTCCCTTTACGTGAGCGATATAGCGGCGGGTGTCCCCGTCTTGGACAGACCCATGGAAGGACCCGTGGTCACTTCTTTTATGCCCATCGTCTACAACCTCGACACCGTGCATGCAAACTTCAGGTTGGCCGAAAGGGGGTCCCTAGGGGACATCTACACAGCGCCCGGAAGCCGCGATACCATCATCATTACGCCGGCCACCCCCACCATGGAGGACAGGTTGGCGGGGATGGACAGTCATGCACTCATGGTCATTGAAGATTTAGGTCAGATAAGGGCCGACAGGGAGATCATGAGGGGAATGACCAAGGGGGATGTGGATGCCACGGAGCTGGTAGGCACCAAAGTAAAACCTTCGGGAACGTGCGAAGTATATGCGCTGACCCGCCATGAAAAAAACCAATACCTCGTATTTACCGCTTACCTATACGACGATACGGCGAGGCAGATCAACGTAGTAAGGCGTTTGGCCAGGGGCCTCACGCTTAAGCCAAGGGGGTGGTATCTGGGGTATAAGGAAATATTGGAAAATTAAAAGGGCGCTTTTTACGCTTGCAAATCCCGGAAAAATGTAGTATACTTTCATTAGCTAAACTAATCAAAGTATGCAAAAACTATCCAAAAGCGAAATGAAACAGGTACGGGGTGGCATCGGCACCTGCATGGCCATCCTGATTTGCGACTGTAGCGGTACAGACAAGGAAGAAATTGTCGATTGCGTGTATGCCGGCGGGGGCTGGACCGCAGGCTGCACCAGCAACTGTTCCTGGGTAAGGACAGTCGTGGATTACTGCGATCTTTGCTGAGACGAATCCCTGATCACAAGGTGGGTAGGAAGATGGAGCGACCGGGGGGCCTTATGCCCCGCGTGTTCCAGCTTTTGTAAAAGAAGGTCGACGACCTCCGTGCAGATGGCCTCCAGCGGCTGCGCCACTGCCGTGATCGAAGGTTTGAATAATTTGAACCAGTTGCAATCGTCAAATACGGCAATTGCCACCTGGTCAGGGATATTCCATCTCCGCATGGCAATGGCTTCCAGTCCGTTTTCTGCCAGGTAGTTGGTGGCAAACAGGACCGCGTCCGTGTCCGCGGGTATATTTTTCTCGATGTCGCTGACGGCCTTCTCCCTTTGTTCGTGGTATTTGATGCGCAGGATTTTTGCTCTTTTCCCCGCCTCCGCCAGGCAGTCTAAATACCCGCGCTCCCGTTCCCGCATCTGGATTTGTTCCGACGTCAGCGTCACCAATGTGATATGCTTATAGCCGTTGTCCAGTAAGTGCCGGGTCGCCCGGTAAGCGCCCTGGTGGTTATCCACCAAGACACTGTCCACCTCCAGGTTGGGCAACGTCCGGTCAAAAACGATGACCGGTAGCTCGTCTGCGATCAGTTCCCTGATGTCCTCCTCGATCCCCGGTGGCGGCGCAATGATGTATCCGTCTACCTGGTGGTTTCTAAAAACCTGTATCAGGTCTTTGGCTACCGCGGTGTTGTTCTCCGTACTTCCATAAATGATCCGGTACCCCTTTACCGAAAGGATTTCCTCGAATTTCCGGGCGATCGATGAGAAAAAGGCGTCTGAAATATCCTCCACCATCATCCCGATCGTTTTGCTCCTGCCCGTCCGCAGCCCCTGTGCCATCCGGTTCGGCCGGTACCCCACCTTTTCGATGTACGCCAGCACCCGGCGCTCCATGGCCTTGCTCACCCCGTTTTCCGCCGCCTTCCCGTTCAACACAAACGAAACGGTCGTCTTTGACACCTTCAGCTGTTCCGCAATATCCCTGATAGAGAGTTTCTTTTTCATCGCGCCAGTTTCCAATAAACAATATACCGTTCCCGGTGGATGTCGTACAGCGGGCGCAGCACGAGGTGACGGTCTTTGACCTCGAACGTCAGCGGACCGGTCTGCCTGATCTTTGCGCTATCCAGCGTCGTCCCGATGTTTGCCGGTACATGGTAGTCATACGTATAATAGTCGTTGTGCTTCCGTGGGTCTGAATACGGCTCCCGTCCTGTAAACCCTTCCGTCCCCATTTCCCCCGCCAGGATGATCGGCCCGTAGGCTATGGCGGCGACGTTGGGATTGTCGTTGGCCGGAACGGTGTGAAGACGCATGGGGAAATTTACCTCTATGACGTCCCCTGTCTGCCACCGCCTGGACAGCACGATATAACTGCCTGGTTTTTCCTTGATACGTATTGATTTCCCGTTTATCCGGATGCTCGCTCCGTCCACGGCCCAGGACGGATACCGAAGGAGAAGCTCCTGTATGTCCCCACCCGCCGTCAACACCGTCAATTTTGTCGCACCGGTTTGCGGGAAATCCGTTTCCTGTCTCAATCCAAACTGCCCATGCAGCTCCGAAGGAATAAAAAGGTTCACCACGACCCCGCGGTCTGTATGGTAATAAATGCTTTCCCCGTACTTTGCCTGGTTCTCGAACCCCGTCCCCACGCAGCACCAAAAAGAACTGTCCGGCGTACTATACACCTTATGCGCCCCCGCCATCATGGGCAGGAAATACGCGATCATCCCCGTCTTCGGATCCTGTTGCCCGAGGATATGGTTAAAAAGCGCCCGTTCATAAAAGTCCATATACCGCTCGTCCATCGTATGCGTATACAAATGCCGGGTCAGTTTCAGCATGTTGTATACATTACAGCTTTCCCCGGTATACCCCGTCAGGTGATCCGAAATATCATCCGCCTTGAAAAAGTGCTCCTGATCGCTGTTGCTCCCCGTCGCAAACGTATGGTGCTCCACCACCGTCTCCCAAAAGAACCGGGCAATTCCGTCTCCATCGCCTTTCCCGTCGATCTCATATTCCCGCGTCAGCCCGATCAGCTTGGGGATATAGGTATTCGCATGTCTGCCCGCCAATATATCCTTCCCCGCCTTTAGCGGTTCCAGGGTTTCGTTCTGATAAAATAAGTCCCCCAGCCATCGGTAGCTGGTGTCCGCCGTAATCGCATATAGGTTATAAAAGGTTTCATTGATCCCCCCGAACTCATTCTTCAACATCACCGCCCTTTGCGCGGGCCCGACCGTTTTTAGTTTGTTATACGCCCAGTTCCCCATGCCTTTCGCTATGTCCAACGCCTGCCGGTTGTTATCATACAAATACTGGTCGATCAACCCCGCGAGCAGCTTGTGCAGCGTATACCACGGCGCCCACACGTTCCCGCCCTCCAGGTTCCGGTTGATCAGCTCCTGGGGGAAAGCACTTAAATACCCCCCCTGGTCCAGCGCCTTTTGGACCTCCGCCAGGCCTTTGACGAGGCTATCCGCCTTGCTCCGGTACCGGTCGTCCTTTGTCGTGCCGTACAGCATCG
This sequence is a window from Dinghuibacter silviterrae. Protein-coding genes within it:
- a CDS encoding helix-turn-helix domain-containing protein, producing the protein MSLTKPLSDSDILDRYKEVFQRFAKDGVIDMDKRLKYKFSYSVHRLEDVVRKMNGIVPPNRQSVYYITFFKKGTAQKNIGMFHFPIGSNTLMLIPQRVIHSTVYQSLRCSGYLINFNIDFFLNNAFPKKHVIDKKVFKSSLRPYLTVSAGQRKKLEAIFEYILRENASGHLEKNQMIALKILELLILCDRFFTDAEAIGKESIYHPTIEKFNELLDQHASKERTVRFYADALNVHPAHLNFLVKKYNGMNAKKTIDNRVFMEAQSLLATTSWSVKEIAHQLGFSDANYFSAFFQKMAGMSTTAYRAKAR
- a CDS encoding GntR family transcriptional regulator, whose product is MREIYQQILELEGTPGLSKHDQLVQGMINAINARIVSRGDLLPSVNNLSKELGFAKETIARGYKELTTRGIVVSKNRLGFFVSNEDTEQQLKIALLLFAFDSFQETFYKTFRDRLGPYVHIDVFFHHNNISVFENIVSNVRGKYGMYVIAPIPNERTAGILQTLPLDKFLMIDRFEPMEGNFSYIVQEFEKASYKAFAELGETIKRFDEMIFYYRPDSDTPVEIYRAFKKFIKDFKIKGSIKTEYLPGSLERGKAYFTINNAELWEMLRDSGVKKFKLGKDVGVLSHNDDVVKEIICDGITTYSTDFRLMAEKAADFVLHRHPVREVVPTILIRRKSI
- a CDS encoding solute:sodium symporter family transporter translates to MITFATISFLGWTLFVAAVSWFKTRKQRLRTTSDFFMGSRSLSFWVVGGSLFFTNMSANQFIGENESVYINNMTVMAWGMSSIVAMLVVSEFFMPLYLRIGAVTTADFLEERFDGATKKIVTFIFLAGYLLSLIPTVLYGGAVAFEGIFHLHEHLGISHWAAIWVFVVALAVIGCCYTLLGGFKAISISDSVQGLGMMIGGLLLPYFGFRYLGHGDVWAGIRTVLHTRTDHLNAIGSAGDQVPFSTIFTGMFLVNLYYWGMEQYIMQDALAAKNLEQGQKGIALACVGKLLAPLMLNIPGLIALHVYSHLDDTTSVFPRLVGDVMPPLWVGFIAAIVFGGALGTFNAGLNSSATLFIMNLYGPRKTAAPAPDGRRLIRAGKRFQVAVTLLGVGIAPFIMFFRGGFYTYIQKVSSFFSIPVFTVLVIGFATKKVPAVAAKAGLVFFVVIYALTQSVLPTGLHYLHVVFILFILTAGLMLFIGRVAPQAVPYRSRPMPLIDIRPWKHRHWYSLGLIIAVVLMFLLFSPYGLAK
- a CDS encoding AraC family transcriptional regulator, whose product is MMTSEKKRDGFIGEKLLSLPAMVRRNMILPDPVLSRLFVAEIGYFPKAAGHYRRRREGCADNILIYCVGGKGWYTVRDKRFTVGPNEFVILPATRDFLSYGADEKDPWTIYWIHFSGGDVEMFNQRFGIGSSPEPRPIMFNEKGLQLWDTIYRHLETGYTNETLAGANLCLYHLIATFLFPANTPKVKKDNVIDDAIGYMRGKLDKTLTVKELAHACGLSGSHFSHLFHKTTGMPPLEYFIRLKLERACIFLFDSDLKIKEIACQVGYDDPYYFSRLFKKHMHLSPHQYRNNQAGRRSLGVAAALAPVV
- a CDS encoding alginate lyase family protein, which translates into the protein MRTLLIISALLTSVAGFSQSFLHPGLLQKESDFDRIRQKIRQDAEPWVSGWKVLEANSHAQANYKPRPVSIVYRGYDGVHKENYALLYNDIAAAYALAIRWKISEDTAFANAAVQILNGWADSLTALEGTNDRVLAAGLYGYELANAAEIMRTYPGWDVPAFDRFRQMMKNVFYTINHQFLTRTEGCMTHFYANWDLCNMDAVMAIGVLCDDRSMYNEAIGYFKNGPGNGNILKAVNVLYGDSLGQWQESGRDQGHTQLGIGEMGALCEMAWNQGDDLYGYDNNRFLKGAEYVARYNLGDSVPYTEYTNCAGVDQPVISATARGSARPVWELVYNHYVRRRGLQAPNCARMAAALRPEGGGGNYGPNSGGFDQLGYGTLLYTLEP
- a CDS encoding alpha-ketoglutarate-dependent dioxygenase AlkB family protein, producing the protein MIDLFTHYGTNLLPYDGEVRYFGPILAQANDYLARLLADIPWQHDQVFVQGQLRNTRRKVAWFGDHSFAYTYSGVAHHALPWTPVLNELKTIVQGVGKASFNSCLLNLYADGSEAMSWHSDNEASLGVNTTIASLSLGAERRFLFRHKKTRETVEVFLEQGSLLVMKGETQTHWLHSLPVTAKINKPRVNLTFRTFLYVGE
- a CDS encoding LacI family DNA-binding transcriptional regulator, with product MKKKLSIRDIAEQLKVSKTTVSFVLNGKAAENGVSKAMERRVLAYIEKVGYRPNRMAQGLRTGRSKTIGMMVEDISDAFFSSIARKFEEILSVKGYRIIYGSTENNTAVAKDLIQVFRNHQVDGYIIAPPPGIEEDIRELIADELPVIVFDRTLPNLEVDSVLVDNHQGAYRATRHLLDNGYKHITLVTLTSEQIQMRERERGYLDCLAEAGKRAKILRIKYHEQREKAVSDIEKNIPADTDAVLFATNYLAENGLEAIAMRRWNIPDQVAIAVFDDCNWFKLFKPSITAVAQPLEAICTEVVDLLLQKLEHAGHKAPRSLHLPTHLVIRDSSQQRSQ
- a CDS encoding glycoside hydrolase family 127 protein produces the protein MKKLLSTAAPLFLAAGLAAQSHYPGQHASKFAIKDALIPKVYAFDLEDVTLLDSRFTENMEREEHWIMSIPVDKLLHSFRTNAGVPSGTEGGYSEELRLGGWESLDCELRGHTTGHILSGLAMLYGTTKDDRYRSKADSLVKGLAEVQKALDQGGYLSAFPQELINRNLEGGNVWAPWYTLHKLLAGLIDQYLYDNNRQALDIAKGMGNWAYNKLKTVGPAQRAVMLKNEFGGINETFYNLYAITADTSYRWLGDLFYQNETLEPLKAGKDILAGRHANTYIPKLIGLTREYEIDGKGDGDGIARFFWETVVEHHTFATGSNSDQEHFFKADDISDHLTGYTGESCNVYNMLKLTRHLYTHTMDERYMDFYERALFNHILGQQDPKTGMIAYFLPMMAGAHKVYSTPDSSFWCCVGTGFENQAKYGESIYYHTDRGVVVNLFIPSELHGQFGLRQETDFPQTGATKLTVLTAGGDIQELLLRYPSWAVDGASIRINGKSIRIKEKPGSYIVLSRRWQTGDVIEVNFPMRLHTVPANDNPNVAAIAYGPIILAGEMGTEGFTGREPYSDPRKHNDYYTYDYHVPANIGTTLDSAKIRQTGPLTFEVKDRHLVLRPLYDIHRERYIVYWKLAR